A single Chanos chanos chromosome 8, fChaCha1.1, whole genome shotgun sequence DNA region contains:
- the LOC115818362 gene encoding G-protein coupled bile acid receptor 1, translating into MEINDTRRSFEAKLIYAITMPVSTAIILANVLIILGIACSRQLHNTPNYFFLSLLVADLGTGVALPFIPWMGLNRPLSFSSCLLVHIFPNFLFLAFLFNLVLVHYERYLSIVSPLRHGRLWLHRRFPLALLVVWIVPLVFALLPAFGWNNQAGHTWTGCCLVPNGTALFNCSTPFQKRCCTYRNVFPNAFIYLEVYGLLAPAILSIAAMTGRVLWITHGQLRDIQRLQRSVAHERRRRLDLRYARCVAFVSLTFLACWVPYIIYTHVGMSFLLSQGVQGNPTAHIVLSCVGVGGMATVPLVLGLANREYTDPARKLLSKLRHRWRRTDDTDIALRVFHG; encoded by the coding sequence ATGGAAATCAACGACACACGGCGCAGTTTTGAGGCTAAACTCATATACGCCATTACTATGCCTGTTTCTACTGCCATCATCTTGGCTAATGTTCTCATCATTTTGGGCATCGCCTGCAGTCGTCAGCTTCACAACACACCTAACTACTTCTTCCTCAGCCTATTGGTGGCGGATCTGGGAACGGGCGTGGCTCTACCTTTCATCCCCTGGATGGGCCTTAACCGCCCGCTCAGCTTCTCGTCATGTTTACTGGTTCACATCTTCCCGAACTTTCTGTTCCTGGCGTTTCTCTTCAACCTGGTTCTGGTGCACTATGAACGCTATCTTAGCATCGTGAGCCCGCTGCGCCACGGTCGGCTATGGCTCCATCGGCGCTTTCCATTGGCTTTGCTGGTCGTTTGGATTGTACCCCTTGTCTTTGCGCTGCTGCCCGCCTTCGGTTGGAACAATCAAGCAGGCCACACGTGGACTGGCTGCTGTCTGGTGCCCAATGGAACAGCTCTGTTCAACTGCTCAACACCCTTCCAGAAGCGGTGCTGCACATATCGGAACGTTTTCCCAAACGCATTCATTTATCTCGAGGTATATGGACTGCTGGCGCCCGCCATCCTCTCTATCGCTGCTATGACGGGTCGAGTACTGTGGATTACGCACGGTCAACTCAGAGATATCCAGAGGCTCCAGCGTTCTGTGGCACACGAGCGTAGGCGGAGACTGGACCTACGCTATGCTCGCTGCGTGGCTTTCGTTTCTCTCACCTTCCTGGCCTGCTGGGTGCCGTACATCATCTACACCCATGTTGGCATGTCTTTCTTACTGAGTCAAGGTGTTCAGGGGAACCCGACGGCGCACATCGTATTGTCCTGTGTCGGAGTCGGGGGTATGGCCACGGTACCTCTAGTTCTTGGTCTGGCCAATCGCGAGTACACCGACCCAGCAAGGAAACTGCTCAGCAAACTGCGGCACCGCTGGAGGAGGACGGACGACACGGACATTGCACTCCGGGTGTTCCATGGCTAG
- the LOC115818093 gene encoding intermediate filament protein ON3-like — translation MATGVNRPKGFSSQSYSPASSRGSPSIPPTNKQLLNPLNTKVDPVDQEAKTKEKDQMVGLNDKFVALIDKVRNLEQQNKALETRLKILLEQENYKGNIDDIVSQLAANLRKQIDSLARDRQKLENELNKSQDDVENTRAKYEDELQKKAEAENDFVLTKKDVDEGYLQRVGLELKLEDLLSELDFLRKGYDEEIKELESLIQNETVVLKSDGARDLDMDEILKGVQAQYETMATRSREEAEHWNRKKMDDMVLKAGKHEQDVRDIKKEIADIQRNIQRLRNEIDALKRKKESLEGDIKNAEENGQRAIDEAREQIAQLEEALRRDKQVMAHQVREYQVLMNLKLALDIEIATYRKLLEGEEMRMAEQQRNQYDVKDQGTQSQEPPPVTNPDTPKRSLLIKIEVKNGRVISESSQFL, via the exons ATGGCTACCGGAGTCAACAGACCTAAAGGTTTCAGCAGTCAGTCATACTCCCCCGCGTCATCCAGAGGGAGTCCCAGTATCCCGCCAACCAACAAGCAGCTGCTCAACCCGCTGAATACAAAGGTGGACCCCGTGGACCAAGAGGCCAAGACCAAAGAGAAGGACCAGATGGTCGGACTCAATGACAAGTTTGTGGCTCTCATTGATAAG GTGCGTAACTTGGAACAGCAGAACAAAGCTCTGGAAACCCGCCTGAAGATCTTGCTGGAGCAGGAGAACTACAAAGGCAATATCGATGACATTGTCAGCCAGCTGGCCGCTAACCTGCGAAAACAGATCGACTCCCTGGCCCGAGACCGACAGAAGTTGGAGAACGAGCTGAACAAAAGCCAAGATGATGTTGAAAACACCCGCGCAAA GTACGAGGATGAGCTCCAGAAAAAAGCAGAAGCGGAGAATGACTTTGTGCTCACCAAGAAG GATGTGGACGAAGGCTACCTGCAGAGGGTGGGTTTGGAGCTGAAGCTGGAGGATCTTTTGAGCGAGCTGGACTTTCTCAGGAAGGGTTACGACGAG GAGATCAAGGAGCTGGAGTCTCTGATCCAGAACGAGACGGTGGTTCTGAAGAGCGACGGCGCTCGGGATCTGGACATGGATGAGATTCTGAAGGGGGTCCAAGCCCAGTATGAGACGATGGCCACACGCAGCAGGGAGGAGGCAGAGCACTGGAACAGGAAGAAG ATGGATGACATGGTCCTGAAAGCTGGAAAACATGAGCAGGATGTCCGGGACATCAAGAAGGAGATCGCTGACATCCAGAGGAACATCCAGAGACTCAGAAACGAGATCGACGCTCTCAAGAGAAAG AAAGAGAGTTTGGAGGGTGACATAAAGAACGCCGAGGAAAACGGGCAGAGGGCGATCGACGAGGCCCGTGAGCAGATCGCCCAGCTGGAGGAGGCTCTCCGTCGAGACAAACAGGTCATGGCGCATCAGGTGCGTGAGTACCAGGTGCTCATGAATCTCAAACTCGCCCTGGACATCGAGATCGCCACCTACAGGAAACTTCtggaaggagaggagatgag AATGGCTGAACAACAACGCAATCAATATG ACGTCAAGGATCAAGGCACCCAAAGTCAAGAGCCCCCACCTGTCACCAATCCAGACACACCCAAGAGAAGCCTGCTCATCAAAATTGAGGTGAAGAACGGACGGGTGATCTCAGAAAGCTCCCAGTTTCTTTAA
- the LOC115818363 gene encoding keratin, type I cytoskeletal 18-like, which yields MSRSSAGSMFGGAGGRGARASVSTLQGLRNALRPDSQPQAQPNGPVAAAPVDDKRTMEGLNNRLQDYLGRVRKLERSNEDLEEQIKDVLKRRGKTTDRDWNEVQKPLEDLKKKIRDMTMDNARILLQIDNNKLANEDFKNKLETEQIARQNVEHDLVDLRKVIDDTQLARMNLESQIESVKEEIAFLKKDHRDEVAALKDKIKDSSVNVEIDSPQSNLSDTVNKIRQEYEKLAKKNREETDEWYKTKFENIRVEVAKNTESLQTSRTELTELRRVRQILEIELQAMQNTIHSLEETLADTAGRYGRELARLNRILQQLEQDLSQVREQVERQASDYQELLNIKMKLEAEIDNYRGLLGDNGVAFSLEQALNSGKCDDLTDRLTVPA from the exons ATGTCTCGTTCAAGCGCAGGCAGCATGTTTGGAGGGGCCGGTGGTCGTGGCGCACGAGCGTCTGTGTCTACTCTGCAGGGCTTGAGAAATGCTCTCCGTCCGGACTCCCAACCGCAAGCGCAGCCTAACGGTCCAGTGGCCGCAGCGCCGGTGGACGACAAGAGGACGATGGAGGGTCTGAACAACCGTCTCCAAGACTACTTGGGCAGGGTGCGCAAATTGGAACGGTCGAATGAAGACCTCGAAGAGCAGATTAAAGACGTGTTGAAGCGGAGGGGTAAGACCACCGATCGCGACTGGAATGAGGTTCAGAAACCGCTGGAAGATCTTAAGAAGAAG ATACGTGACATGACCATGGACAATGCTCGTATTCTGCTGCAGATTGACAACAACAAACTAGCAAACGAAGACTTCAAGAACAA GCTCGAGACCGAGCAAATTGCTCGCCAGAACGTGGAGCACGACCTTGTGGACCTCCGTAAGGTCATCGACGACACCCAACTAGCACGTATGAACCTCGAGAGTCAGATCGAGTCGGTCAAGGAGGAGATTGCTTTCCTGAAGAAGGACCATCGCGAT GAAGTGGCAGCACTGAAGGACAAGATCAAAGACTCCAGTGTCAACGTGGAGATTGACTCTCCGCAGTCCAACCTAAGCGACACTGTTAACAAGATTCGACAAGAATACGAAAAGCTAGCCAAGAAGAATCGCGAGGAGACCGACGAATGGTACAAGACTAAG TTTGAGAACATCAGGGTGGAAGTGGCGAAGAACACTGAGTCTCTCCAGACGAGCAGAACTGAACTCACCGAGCTTCGCCGAGTGAGGCAGATCCTGGAGATTGAACTTCAGGCGATGCAAAACACG ATCCATTCGCTTGAAGAAACTCTAGCAGACACGGCGGGTCGTTACGGACGTGAGTTGGCGCGCCTGAACCGCATCCTACAGCAACTGGAACAGGACCTAAGCCAAGTGCGCGAGCAGGTGGAGCGACAAGCCAGCGATTACCAGGAGCTGCTCAACATCAAGATGAAGCTGGAGGCGGAGATCGATAATTATCGCGGTCTGCTGGGTGACAACGG TGTGGCGTTTTCCTTAGAACAGGCATTAAACAGCGGTAAGTGTGACGACCTCACAGACCGTCTAACTGTGCCCGCATAA
- the LOC115818319 gene encoding actin-related protein 2/3 complex subunit 2-A, with translation MILLEINNRIIEETLSLKFDGASNGNKPEAVEVTFADFDGVLYHISNPNGDKTKVMISISLKFYKELQEHGTDELLKRVYGNFLVAPESGYNVSLLFDLEALPENRAEVVHQAGMLKRNCFASVFEKYFKFQEEGKEGEQRAVIHYRDDETMYLEAKKDRVTVVFSTVFKDDDDVIIGKVFMQEFKEGRRASQTAPQVLFSHREPPLELKDTDAAVGDNIGYITFVLFPRHTNANTRDNTINLIHTFRDYLHYHIKCSKAYIHTRMRAKTSDFLKVLNRARPDAEKKEMKTISGKTFSR, from the exons ATGATTCTGCTGGAAATCAATAACCGGATTATAGAAGAGACGCTGTCTCTGAAATTTGATGGTGCATCTAATGG AAACAAACCTGAGGCTGTGGAAGTCACTTTTGCTG ACTTTGATGGTGTCCTCTACCATATTTCCAATCCTAACGGAGACAAAACTAAAGTCATGATCAGCATCTCACTCAAGTTTTACAAGGAACTGCAGGAGCACGGTACAGATGag cTATTGAAGAGGGTATATGGGAATTTCCTTGTGGCACCTGAGTCAG GATACAATGTCTCCCTGCTCTTTGACCTGGAAGCTCTCCCAGAGAACAGGGCGGAGGTCGTTCACCAGGCCGGCATGCTGAAGAGGAACTGTTTCGCCTCCGTCTTTGAGAAATATTTCAAGTTTCAGGAAGAAGGAAAGGAGGGGGAACAAAGAGCTGTGATTCATTACCGTGACGACGAGACCAT GTATTTGGAGGCGAAGAAGGACCGCGTGACCGTGGTCTTCAGCACGGTGTTTAAAGACGATGATGACGTGATCATTGGAAAAGTCTTCATGCAG gagTTTAAGGAAGGGAGGCGCGCCAGTCAAACAGCTCCACAGGTCTTGTTCAGTCACAGGGAGCCTCCGTTGGAGCTGAAGGACACAGACGCTGCCGTCGGGGACAACATCGGCTACATCACGTTTG tgctgTTCCCGCGTCACACTAACGCCAACACCAGAGACAACACCATTAACCTCATTCACACGTTCAGAGACTACCTGCATTACCACATCAAGTGTTCTAAG GcctacattcacacacgcatgAGGGCCAAGACGTCAGACTTTCTGAAGGTTCTGAACCGAGCCCGACCCGACGCTGAGAAGAAGGAGATGAAAACCATCTC CGGAAAGACCTTTTCTCGTTAA